In Pseudoxanthobacter soli DSM 19599, the following are encoded in one genomic region:
- a CDS encoding LysR family transcriptional regulator, with translation MTFLRRSLPSMNGLFTFEAAARCGSFSRAADELNVTPAAVSRMISRLEDHLDTVLFVRQPGGVVPTETGQLLFDAIARGFAGIESALREIEDRRTGMETVTLSVSTGFTTHWMMPRMADFKRVFPTVDLRFQLVMGALSGPVNDVDLGMRFVDGADERHEAVFVMPEMLLPICSPDYRAGHGVHDGRIGEPDTKINLSDAQPDWSRLFAPADGGTSQNSMIFSDYAIVVQAALLGQGVALGWLNVVAYWLRTRALVPAREHLMVTGRRCHLVRLRDKPARPIVGKVRDWMIAELTADVEAVSALYPALEIASAAARSDKAARQA, from the coding sequence ATGACCTTCCTGCGGCGATCCCTTCCTTCCATGAATGGCCTCTTCACGTTCGAGGCCGCGGCCCGCTGCGGCAGCTTTTCCAGGGCCGCCGACGAGCTGAACGTCACGCCGGCGGCGGTCAGCCGCATGATCTCGCGCCTGGAAGACCATCTCGACACGGTGCTGTTCGTCCGCCAGCCGGGCGGTGTGGTTCCGACGGAGACGGGACAGTTGCTGTTCGACGCGATCGCGCGCGGCTTCGCGGGCATCGAAAGCGCGCTGCGCGAGATCGAGGACCGGCGGACGGGCATGGAAACCGTGACGCTGTCGGTTTCGACCGGCTTCACCACGCACTGGATGATGCCGCGCATGGCGGACTTCAAGAGGGTGTTTCCGACGGTCGACCTGCGCTTCCAGCTTGTGATGGGCGCCTTGTCCGGCCCTGTGAACGATGTCGATCTCGGCATGCGCTTCGTCGATGGAGCCGACGAGCGCCACGAGGCGGTGTTCGTGATGCCCGAGATGCTGCTGCCGATCTGCAGCCCCGACTATCGGGCCGGCCACGGCGTGCACGACGGCAGGATCGGCGAGCCGGACACCAAGATCAACCTGAGCGACGCCCAGCCGGACTGGTCGCGGCTGTTCGCCCCCGCCGACGGCGGCACCTCGCAGAACTCCATGATCTTTTCCGATTACGCCATCGTGGTTCAGGCCGCGCTGCTCGGACAGGGCGTCGCGCTCGGATGGCTGAACGTCGTCGCCTACTGGTTGCGCACCCGCGCGCTGGTGCCGGCGCGCGAGCACCTGATGGTCACAGGCCGCCGCTGCCATCTCGTCCGGCTGCGCGACAAGCCGGCGCGCCCGATCGTGGGCAAGGTCCGCGACTGGATGATCGCCGAACTCACCGCCGACGTGGAGGCCGTCAGCGCGCTCTATCCGGCCCTGGAGATCGCCTCCGCCGCCGCGCGATCGGACAAGGCCGCACGGCAGGCCTGA